In Leptospira congkakensis, the DNA window TTTCCATAAACGGTGATTCTTTTAACCAAAACACCATCACAAAATTGATCAGTGATAAGATGAGTAGAATATAGAGAAAAGAAATCATTCCGAGGAAGTTCAGTCCTAAGATAAATAGAATCCCCGATACTTGTCCTACTAGAAGTAACAATCCTTGGGAAGTGGATTCTGGTGCGGGAGAAGTGATCTCGGCGCAGTATTGAAATCCAATTGGCGCTCCAATTCCGAGTAGAAAAAATCCAATCACAATTGAACCGATGAGTAGGAAAATAAATCCTTGGAACAAGGTGAACAAACTAAGTCCAAGTAAAAATCCTGCCATCGCAATGATGAGAAATAATTTTCTCTTTTGTAATTTGTCGGATAACGGAGGAATGATGATCCCACCTACGATACCAGAGATGAGCATCACTCCACCCACGAGTCCTGATTCATCGATATTGAGTCCTTTGATTTCACAAATTTGATCAATACAAGTGCTGACTGCATTGAAGACTCCAAGCCCTATGAGAAACAAAAACAGAATTTTTCTCATATCCTTCTGTCTCCATAAAAAACGAAGGCCTTCTAAAAAGGGAAGTTCATGGTCCTCGCCGTGAGTGCTGGGAGAAGTTGGTGGTTTTTCTTTGATGAGGATAAGAAAAAGTATGGCAGATGCTACGGAAACAAAACCATAAATCATCATAACACCTGGAATGGAATTTCCTGATTGGAGTAAGATAGGAGTGAGGATCATCACAAGAATGATTCCGAGAAATTGCGCGAGAGTTCCCAGGGCAACAGCAGTGGCTCGTTCTTGGATAGGAAACCACAAAACACTAATCTTTGTGACGGCGTTGAGTAAAAAAGGTTGTGCTATGGCCAAACCAATTTGGCAGATAAGGACAATGGTGTAGTCAGCAGCATAAATTCCTTTGAGTAATCCGCAAACACCAGTTAGTATGGCTCCAAACCCAACTCCTTTTTTGATTCCATAAGTATCAATCACGTAGGATGCAGGAATGGCAATGAAGACAAAAACTCCGAGGAAAACAAGAGAAAGTAAATCTATCTGCAAAGGGCTTACGTGATAAAATTCTTTGGCATCACGGGCGATGGGTGCAAAAGTCAACCATTGCAAACAGATCGTGGCAGTGATGATGATGTAGGCGAAAAGCACGACCCAGCGATACGAATATAATTTTGGTGGGTTTTGACTCATTTTGACTCCCTTTTGTGCAATCGATAGATTTGATTTTGAATCATTTGTTCGGAATAAATCCTCAACTGGAGAAACGCCGAAGGAAAATGATTTGCCATCGGAGCTGATGATTCTAATTCTTTGTGAGTGATCACTCACTTTTTTCCTTTTTCGGGAGAAAAACGACAAACCTTTTGGAACGGTCATTTGGTGGGTGACTTTGATGGAGTTTGCATGCAATCGGAATATATACTTACTTATGATATTGGCACTACCGGAGTCAAAACCTGCCTCTTTCGAATGACAGAGGCACTGGAACTCGTTCAGTCTGCTACAAAGGAATATTCGATCCAACTTTTTGAAAATGGGGGTGCCGAACAAAATCCAGAAGACTGGTGGTCTTCCATGAAAGATACCACCGCACAAATCTTAACCCAATCCAAAATCCAACCAGACTCCATCCAAGGAATTTCCTTTTGTTCCCAGATGCAGGGCCTTGTGCTCACCGATTCGAAGTTTCAAGTAGTGCGTCCTGCGATGAGTTATATGGACCAAAGAGCAACAGAAGAAATGAAAAAAGGAATTCTTCATGGTCTTAAAATTGAAGGAATCAATGCCATCAAACTTTTGTTATCTCTTTGGATCACGGGAGCTGTGGCTGCGAGTGTAAAGGATCCTATTTGGAAATACAAATGGGTCGAAAAAAATGAACCAGAAGTTTTCTCCAAAGTGAAGTGGTGGTTCGATGTAAAAGAATATCTAATCGCACGTTCTACAAACGAAGCTGTGATGACTAGAGATTCTGCCTTTGCTACTTTTTTATATAACTCAAGGGTTGGAAAAGGAAATTGGAGTCCTCTTCTTTGTAAGTTATTCGGTGTTCGTTTGGATCATTTGCCAAAGATTGTGAATTCTTCTGATCGTGTGGGAGGACTCACAAAAGAAGCTGCCGAGTATTTAGGACTCAAAGAAAACATAGCAGTGTTTGGTGGTGGTGGAGATGCTTCTCTCATTGGTGTAGGTGCAGGTGCCGTTAGCGAAGGTGATACACATATTTATGCTGGAACTTCTGGATGGATTTCAACAGTTACCAAAAAGAGAACGGTTGATATTGGTGCAAGGATTGCTTCCATCGTTGGTGCCAGAGAAGGACATTATAATTATTTTGGAGAACAGGAAACATCTGGTAAATGTTTGCAATGGGTAAGAGACCACTTGGCTTTAGATGAAATTGATTTATACTTAGAAAAAAAGAAAATCACCGATGGTCCCGATGCTGTGTATGAAAGTTTATTCGAGTTTATGTTTGATTCGATTAAAGATACAGAACCTGGATCTCACGGAGTTATCTTTACGCCATGGCTTCATGGAAACCGTTGTCCCTTTGAAGACCCAAAGGCAAGAGGGATTTTCTTTAACATCAGTTTGAATACGGGCAAAAGAACTCTGATTCGATCAGTTGTAGAAGGAATCCTTTTTCATAAACGTTGGATTTTAGAATTATCTCACCGAAAGGTGCCTACTTCTGATACAATTCGCTTTGTGGGAGGTGTGGCAAGGTCTGCGTTTATCTGTCAGTTGTTAGCTGATATCACTGGAAAAACCATTGAAAGGGTGGTTCATCCGGAAAACGTTGGCGCGATGGGAGCTGCTGCCATCGTAGCTTTTGGAATTGGAAAAATTCAAAAATATGAAGAAATTAAGTTTATGATTCCGATCCAAGACAGATGGACTCCTAATCCAAATCATAAAGAAATTTATGATAAAAACTTTAAGGTCTTCAAAAACCTTTATCAAACGAATCAAAATAATTTTGCAGTTTTAAATACATAAATTTGGGAATAGGAAATGGCTAAAGATAACATTGAATACAGTATGAAAAGTTTGGGGAAACCTTTCGCAATTGGTAGATCGGCGGATCTATTTGCTTTGCCTGAGAATAAAATTCTAAAACTTTTTTTTCCAGAGGCGAAGGAATCAGAAATTGATTTAGAGGTAGAGAATACCGTTGAGGCCAACAGAAAGGGTGCATCGACGATGAGATGTTATGGAAAAGTCAAAGTGGAAAACAGGTCAGGAATTATTTTTGACAGGTTGAATGGAATTTCACTTACAAAACTTCCTGATAAAAATCCATTGGAACTCTTTCGGATCGCAGGGAAATTGGCTCGTTTGCATTACGGCATCCATCAAATTGAATCGGAACGTTTTAAAGATATTAAAGAAATCTTAAATCAGTGTTTGGCCTCCGATCCACTTTCTTTTTTGACTGGCAGTGAAAAAGAAAAAATCAAGTCCTATATAACTTCGTTACCCAATGGAAATTCTATCCTTCATTTGGATTTTCATCCAGAAAACGTAATTGTTGAAGGGAAGGATGAAATCATCATCGATTGGATGACTGCGGCAAAAGGAAATTCGGCAGCGGATGTTGCTTTCACCTTCCTACTGTTCACCGATGGAGAACTTTGGCCGGGAACACCAAAATTAAAAATTATTTTTTATACAATCATCAGAAAGTTCATCCTAGGCGGGTATTTGAAAGCCTATAAAAAACTTAGCGGGATTACTGATGCAGAAATTTCGGCTTGGAGATTACCTGCCCTCATCCTTCGTTTGGGCTTATGGAATATTGAGAGTGAAAGAGAAAGTTTAAAATCACAAATCACTCGTTTGGTGGCAAATGGTGGGAAAGTATGAATTTGAAACTAGAACGTTTTGTTGAATCATACAATGGTGAGGAATTTGACGTTACGATCATCGGTGGAGGAATCACTGGTGCCAGCTTAGCATATGAAGCAGCAAGTCGTGGTTATACAGTCGCTTTGCTTGAAAAAAAAGATTTTGGTGGAGCAACTTCAGCAGCCACTGGAAAATTAATTCATGGTGGACTTCGTTATCTAAAACAATTTGAAATCGGCCTTGTGAGAGAAGCACTCAAAGAACGAAGGATCCTTTCTAACATTGCTCCTAATTTGGTTTATCCCTACCCAATGATCCTTCCAAAACCAGGAATCATTGCAAGAATTGGTCTTTTTGTTTATGACCTTCTGTCTTTTGATAGTAAGTGGACTTGGGACGAATCCAAACAAATTCCCAATCATAAATATCTCAAACGAAAAGAACTTATAGAAAAGAATTTAGGTGATTTTGAGGACGCGGCATATTTTTACGATGCCATTTGTTTGAGTCCAGAAAGGTTAACACTTAGTTTTTTAAAGTCTGCTGTCGCTTATGGTGCTAAAATCTCAAATTATACAATCGTCGATGATTTAATTTGGAATGAAGGCGCTGTTACCGGAATTCAAGTCCATGATGTTTTGACGGGTGTTAAACACCAAATCCGTTCCAAGGTAACAGTCAATGCTTCCGGGCCATGGACTCACAATATCCTTTCTAAATCTCCTAAAACAGAACAACCTATGCCGAAAAAACGTTCGGAAGGGATCTATATCATCACTAAAAAGTTAACCAACCTAATGACTCTTTATGTGGGCGATAAAGGACATTTCAGTTTTGCTCCTTGGAGAGGCCACTCGATGATTGGGCCAACAGAGAAGTCTTACTTTGGTAATGTGGAGGATTGGAAACTCACTCGCGAAAGTATTGTTGAATTTATTGATTATATCAATGAAACTTCTCATCTCAAAGAAAAGTTAAGTATAAATGATGTCATTTTTGCTTACGGGGGTTTACGGCCCTTAATTGAAAGTTCCGATGATACGTATTCTGCATCCAGAAGATCTGAACTTTATGATCACTCTCGAGATGGAATCCAAGGTTTGATTACAGCCGCTGGTGGAAAATACACAACGAGTCGACATTTTGCAGAATCAATTTTCAAACGAATCCAAAAGAAATTACATAAAAAACCTGGTGAAAACATCTCCGCAAAACAACATTTATACGCTTCGCAAATACCGAATGTTGAAATTTTCATTCAAGGGGCACAAAAACAGAATGCCGATTTCTCAGAAAAAACTATCGATTATTTAATCCGTCATTATGGGTTACAATATGAAATCATTTTGGAACTTGCTAGAAAAACAAAAAATCTAGCGGC includes these proteins:
- a CDS encoding MFS transporter translates to MSQNPPKLYSYRWVVLFAYIIITATICLQWLTFAPIARDAKEFYHVSPLQIDLLSLVFLGVFVFIAIPASYVIDTYGIKKGVGFGAILTGVCGLLKGIYAADYTIVLICQIGLAIAQPFLLNAVTKISVLWFPIQERATAVALGTLAQFLGIILVMILTPILLQSGNSIPGVMMIYGFVSVASAILFLILIKEKPPTSPSTHGEDHELPFLEGLRFLWRQKDMRKILFLFLIGLGVFNAVSTCIDQICEIKGLNIDESGLVGGVMLISGIVGGIIIPPLSDKLQKRKLFLIIAMAGFLLGLSLFTLFQGFIFLLIGSIVIGFFLLGIGAPIGFQYCAEITSPAPESTSQGLLLLVGQVSGILFILGLNFLGMISFLYILLILSLINFVMVFWLKESPFMES
- a CDS encoding xylulokinase, which gives rise to MQSEYILTYDIGTTGVKTCLFRMTEALELVQSATKEYSIQLFENGGAEQNPEDWWSSMKDTTAQILTQSKIQPDSIQGISFCSQMQGLVLTDSKFQVVRPAMSYMDQRATEEMKKGILHGLKIEGINAIKLLLSLWITGAVAASVKDPIWKYKWVEKNEPEVFSKVKWWFDVKEYLIARSTNEAVMTRDSAFATFLYNSRVGKGNWSPLLCKLFGVRLDHLPKIVNSSDRVGGLTKEAAEYLGLKENIAVFGGGGDASLIGVGAGAVSEGDTHIYAGTSGWISTVTKKRTVDIGARIASIVGAREGHYNYFGEQETSGKCLQWVRDHLALDEIDLYLEKKKITDGPDAVYESLFEFMFDSIKDTEPGSHGVIFTPWLHGNRCPFEDPKARGIFFNISLNTGKRTLIRSVVEGILFHKRWILELSHRKVPTSDTIRFVGGVARSAFICQLLADITGKTIERVVHPENVGAMGAAAIVAFGIGKIQKYEEIKFMIPIQDRWTPNPNHKEIYDKNFKVFKNLYQTNQNNFAVLNT
- a CDS encoding aminoglycoside phosphotransferase family protein, whose translation is MAKDNIEYSMKSLGKPFAIGRSADLFALPENKILKLFFPEAKESEIDLEVENTVEANRKGASTMRCYGKVKVENRSGIIFDRLNGISLTKLPDKNPLELFRIAGKLARLHYGIHQIESERFKDIKEILNQCLASDPLSFLTGSEKEKIKSYITSLPNGNSILHLDFHPENVIVEGKDEIIIDWMTAAKGNSAADVAFTFLLFTDGELWPGTPKLKIIFYTIIRKFILGGYLKAYKKLSGITDAEISAWRLPALILRLGLWNIESERESLKSQITRLVANGGKV
- a CDS encoding glycerol-3-phosphate dehydrogenase/oxidase gives rise to the protein MNLKLERFVESYNGEEFDVTIIGGGITGASLAYEAASRGYTVALLEKKDFGGATSAATGKLIHGGLRYLKQFEIGLVREALKERRILSNIAPNLVYPYPMILPKPGIIARIGLFVYDLLSFDSKWTWDESKQIPNHKYLKRKELIEKNLGDFEDAAYFYDAICLSPERLTLSFLKSAVAYGAKISNYTIVDDLIWNEGAVTGIQVHDVLTGVKHQIRSKVTVNASGPWTHNILSKSPKTEQPMPKKRSEGIYIITKKLTNLMTLYVGDKGHFSFAPWRGHSMIGPTEKSYFGNVEDWKLTRESIVEFIDYINETSHLKEKLSINDVIFAYGGLRPLIESSDDTYSASRRSELYDHSRDGIQGLITAAGGKYTTSRHFAESIFKRIQKKLHKKPGENISAKQHLYASQIPNVEIFIQGAQKQNADFSEKTIDYLIRHYGLQYEIILELARKTKNLAAVLNADGEILAEVVYVIRYEMAKSLSDIFLRRTGLGTLGILSDEIMKAIIDTAAEEWNWSEETKKKETEIIYRTLKLPV